tGGCACGTTTAGATTGAATTTATAGGAAACATGAGTATAAATAAAATTGGGTGTTGAAGCATGTAATTAGAAAACAGTAAAAAGGGTAAAATCATACTTTCTCAATGTTCTCTCGTATGGCATATTTGCATGCACGCTGGCATATCTCAGTAATGTCAGCACCGCTAAAGCCTTGAGTATACTTGGCAAGGGCTCTGAGATCAACGTCTTTGGAGATGGGAGATTTCCTCAAGCATGCCTTAAATATCTGATGGCGGGAGTCCTCGTCAGGGAGAGGGATGTAGATCAATTGATCAAGACGACCTGGACGCAGAAGTGCAGGGTCTATGATGTCTGGTCTGTTGGTGGCCCCAATGATGAAAACAGTTTTCTTTGCAGACATGCCATCCATTTCAGTCAAGAGTTGGTTCAGAACCCTATCAGCAGCACCTCCAGCATCTCCTACACTGCTACCTCTCTGCACAATACAGCAAATGATAGTTCAAGAAGGGCAACAAGTTAAACAAAAATGCTACAATTCTCCTGCCAGTGATTGCCAAAACTCAAATCAATCACTATGATCATAAGATAGttaatcatataaaaaatcaatcttacCTGAGTAGCAATTGAGTCAAGTTCATCAAAGAATAGGACACAGGGAGCAGACTGGCGTGCCTTGTCGAATATTTCCCTTACATTGGCTTCACTCTCTCCAAACCACATCGTAAGCAACTCAGGACCCTTGACACTGATAAAGTTTGCCTGACATTCATTAGCAATAGCTTTGGCCAGGAGGGTTTTCCCACATCCAGGAGGGCCATAGAAAAGAACACCCTTTGATGGTGACATTCCAAACTTCTCAAATTTCTCAGGATGCTCCACTGGGTATTGAACAGTCTGCATGACAATATAATACAGAAATCAAGATTATAAGTTGCAAAAGAATGAAAGTATGTGTACACATAACAAACAAACTTTGATTACCTCTTGAAGTTCCCTCTTAACATTCTCAAGACCTCCAATATCTTCCCAACTGCAATTGGGCACTTCAACAACCTGGCTCAGCAGAAAATTCAGAATAAGGGATCCCAGTTAACAAAGAAGTTAATCAACAATGAAACTTTGAGTCATTTAATAATATTGCTAAATACTTACAGTTTCACGGAGAGCAGATGGGTTGCTTGTTCCAAGAGCAGTCTGGAAGTGCTCATTTGAAACTGCCATTGAATTTAGTATCTCTGCATCTATTGTCTCATCTTCCAAATCGATCACATCCATCTTCTCTCTAATGCATTGAAGAGCAGCCTCAGTACACAGAGCTGCTAGATCAGCACCAACATAACCATGCGTGTCCTTAGCAATTCTTTCTAGGTCAACCTATTCCATTCAAAACAAGAATATTCTTATTAGATTTGACAATTCCTCTACAGATAAAGTAATAAGAAAAAGATGCATAAACTTGGAGAAACAGGAATAGGATTCAACATTACATCTTCAGAAAGCTTCATATTCTTTGTGTGAATACGGAGAACTTCAAGACGCCCAACTTCATCTGGAACTCCAATATCTATTTCCCTGTCAAATCTTCCAAACCTTCTCAAGGCAGGGTCAATGCTATTGGGACGATTTGTAGCCCCAATGACAATAACATGAGCACGAGATTTCAGTCCATCCATAAGTGTCAATAGCTGGGAAACAATTCTCCTCTCAACTTCTCCATGTGTCTTCTCTCTCTTGGGAGCAATTGAATCGATCTCATCAATAAAGATGATGGATGGTGCATTCTTCTCTGCTTCCTCAAATGCTTTCCTGAGGTTGCTCTCACTTTCCCCAGCCAATTTTGACATGATTTCGGGTCCATTGATACAGAAAAAGAAGGCACCAGTTTCATTGGCAACAGCCCGGGCAATTAGAGTTTTCCCAGACCCAGGGGGTCCATACAATAGAATTCCTTTTGGTGGCTTCACACCAATCGATTTAAATAGCTGTGGATGCCTCAGGGGCAGCTCCACTAATTCACGAATCTGAGCCATCTGCTTTCTAACACCACCAACATCATCATAACCAACTTCATCTAATCTATTCTCGTCCTCCCTTCTCACAGGTTCTCCCTCACAGAAGATCTCAGTGTCTGGAGCAACCACACAGTACTCTGGAGGGTCAGTCTCAATAACCTTAAACTCTACACTTCTCATCCCCCCTCTCACAAGGAACAGATCACCCTTCCTCACTGGGCGGTATGCCTCCAGGAAATAAGCTGCCAATAAGTATAGAAAATGATTAACAACACATACCCCAAAAAATAATTCAGCAACCAATCAATGTGTTGGCATTGTACCAACATCAACCACTAACAGAACAAAACAGACAggttagaaagagagagagagacagagacagagagacagatGGGACAACAAAATAACTATACGtattcaatttcaaaataaataaataaataaaactattccCATATTGCCCCATAATAAttccaaattttgtaaaaaagaaacTCATGTCAGTATAGAAAAGCAGCATCATTAATTCATTATAAGTAGATCATCAAACTATGTTACACCAAAATTAAGCACTAATTTCTATAAAACAGTGTCCGTAAATTATCTCAGCATCtaacttaatatattgttatttatgGCTAGACTATAATAAGTCACTAAGTTGCTACAATTTCTGCCCATCCCGAACCAAATATTTTGGTTGTTAATTCAGCTCTTAAGAACAAAACTCTAATTGCGTTGCAATGGCTGGCAAATTACAATTAGCTTCCCCAGCTTAGACATAATTTAACTATTTATGCATTAAAACTCACGTTTCAAGTATGCATCAAAGAGATTGCCAGTGACCCCTTCAATAGTATCATCCACAGGAAGAATGTGGACACGCTTTCCATATTTGACATCTGCACACTGGTGCACAGAAACAACATCTCCAAGCCTCACCCTGAGGTTGCTTCTTATAACCTTGTTCATCCTTATCTTTGGCTCATCACAAGTGTCATCAGCAAGGGCAATGCAGATAGtatctttccttttcttccccTAAACACCAAAAGCAACAAGAAATATGCATAAATCAGATTAATAGGAGTCTCCCTTAATAATCTCAAAGCTCATATATAGAGATTTCATTATTAGTACCACTTTGCAGGAAGGAATTCATCAAAACAGAACACACTTCGTGCTAAGAGTACCACTAAGAAGTAAAAACAAGCATGTATGCACGAGTTTGAGAAAGCAATCAAAATTTCAATACAAATACATGCCAACTTTTAAACAACATtagcataatattttttttaaagagataattacaacatgcagCTCCCccgcagctcgaaccctttcccttcctagacccccaagcactttgtgcatgggaggtgccaattcagctacaaggcctttggcaTTAAACAACATTAATGCCTCCTAAACAGCATTAGCATAATTTGCCTCCTAAACAGCCAATTCCCTTTCTAAACATACAACCGATAATCTCTATTTACATTACCTTTAGCTTAAACAAGTCCATAAGGCACCCAATTTAATAAACCAATTCCACAATGTATAACAACCGCTACATTAACAAACTAAACCCAACTTTGTGaacctcccaaaaaaaaaacagttcaCAGATcctaaaaaacccaaaacccagaTAAAAGCACAACACTAATTCACCACCCAAAACCCTGATTACCCATAAACCCAACACAACCATACaacataatcatcatcatcaataacaacaacaacaaaaacaacaatactcacaacacaaacaaaaaccctTAAAAGTAATAATCGAAACAACTCAACAAGATCCTAAAAAGCTCACCTTGATCAAGATCGTGTCTCCCCGGAAGAGTTGGAGCTTCTCCATGGTATCGGGATGAAGCGCCACGACAGAGTTGTCATCGTTGATTGCCTCATCCACAACAAGCCGATTCGGGGCCTTCTTGCGCTCAAGAATTGCTGTGCTAAAGTCCCTCTTCGTTCCCTTACTGAAAttcaacaacaacatcaacaaaaaaaaaaccgcaaTCAGATTAATACCCACCAAAAAAGATTGGATTTTGAACACAAATCAAAGGCTAATAAGAATAATGGAGATCTGGGAATTGGGTATTGAAGGGCTTACGAGTCCGAGGATTCGGGTTGGCTCGCCATGATTATTCAGAAtcagaaagacaaaaaaatgagattgttgaaaaagaaaaagaagacccAGAATTGTAAAGAGTTAAAGAAGTATGTGAGGGATCTGAATGTGGGTGGTGGGATATATTTATAGATAGACAGAGAGTACAGCTCCGTTTCTTGTTAGGAAAGAAAAGGTTTTGTTTACTTCTTTTTCAGTTCTCGaatatttgtattttctttttctccttttccaTAACGAGTTGGGATAACtgtgattttttaattttttttaaagaagaataagaaattaGATAGATTAGGAatgttactttatttttattttttttaagccagTGAATTAACTCCGTAAATATGACAATGCTCGTTCAAAAATAGATATGTGTCCCAATTATAACGATGACAATGAAAATAACccgttcatttttttttttaatatattgtgtAACACAAATACCTTTTATGTgactttttttccaaaataataaataaaaattgtgctAATAGTGAAGTTAGGGTTAATTTTATAGTTGTGATATTAACgactatttgatttttttttcaattctaatTTCAAtctttaatctcttttttttttaaatggtgaataataaataatattatgattttaaattttataaaggaaACCATAAATTATGCATCTTTATCAGTTTTACTAAGCATCTAGTTAGTTATTTGGGAAATTATTAGAAATCTTGTGAGTTATTTGGAAAATTACATGAAATAGACAATGAGAAtattctcatattttattattatcatgatcattcattcattttattatggagagccccccaaaaaaaaaaaaaaaaaaaaatctagtggagttatttggaaaaaaaaaatgcctaaaagGGACCACGAGAATATTGTCATATTATCTTCACCACCATCATTCATTCATGTTACTAGGgatcttcttctcaaaaaatgtttttagggataatttcacaaaatataacattattattatggATAAGTGGGAGGGATTGAAAGTTTGAAACCCTTCATATGATAGgctctctttgtttttgttttaaattttgattttttttaataaaagaagaacaaattttatgtttttattgatATGAACGGTATCATGTTAAGAGTTTTGTACCTTATTGATATTTCTTGGTATATAAGAACCAAGACTAAAATCCACCTCCCGCTTGTtataacaattaaattatatataaataaagcgtcataaattaaattacaaaatcacttataatttattttaactttgattatatttttgaaattagtGATTATCATCCAAAGCATTCACAACAACTTACGTTAATATTATTTTGAGTTAAAcaatgtttgattttatttttaatattgttacTAATTGGGTTGGGTCAGTTGGACTTGAAATAATCTATGGGGCATCTATGTAGACTAAGGTAAAGATTGGGTCTAGTGTTTTAGTGCATTGGACCTGTTGAGATGATAACACGTTT
This genomic stretch from Castanea sativa cultivar Marrone di Chiusa Pesio chromosome 9, ASM4071231v1 harbors:
- the LOC142608618 gene encoding cell division cycle protein 48 homolog, which encodes MASQPESSDSKGTKRDFSTAILERKKAPNRLVVDEAINDDNSVVALHPDTMEKLQLFRGDTILIKGKKRKDTICIALADDTCDEPKIRMNKVIRSNLRVRLGDVVSVHQCADVKYGKRVHILPVDDTIEGVTGNLFDAYLKPYFLEAYRPVRKGDLFLVRGGMRSVEFKVIETDPPEYCVVAPDTEIFCEGEPVRREDENRLDEVGYDDVGGVRKQMAQIRELVELPLRHPQLFKSIGVKPPKGILLYGPPGSGKTLIARAVANETGAFFFCINGPEIMSKLAGESESNLRKAFEEAEKNAPSIIFIDEIDSIAPKREKTHGEVERRIVSQLLTLMDGLKSRAHVIVIGATNRPNSIDPALRRFGRFDREIDIGVPDEVGRLEVLRIHTKNMKLSEDVDLERIAKDTHGYVGADLAALCTEAALQCIREKMDVIDLEDETIDAEILNSMAVSNEHFQTALGTSNPSALRETVVEVPNCSWEDIGGLENVKRELQETVQYPVEHPEKFEKFGMSPSKGVLFYGPPGCGKTLLAKAIANECQANFISVKGPELLTMWFGESEANVREIFDKARQSAPCVLFFDELDSIATQRGSSVGDAGGAADRVLNQLLTEMDGMSAKKTVFIIGATNRPDIIDPALLRPGRLDQLIYIPLPDEDSRHQIFKACLRKSPISKDVDLRALAKYTQGFSGADITEICQRACKYAIRENIEKDIERERRRRDNPEAMEEDVEDEVAEIKAAHFEESMKYARRSVSDADIRKYQAFAQTLQQSRGFGSEFRFADNTTSGATASDPFATAAAGADEDDLYN